A part of Carettochelys insculpta isolate YL-2023 chromosome 1, ASM3395843v1, whole genome shotgun sequence genomic DNA contains:
- the PRSS23 gene encoding serine protease 23 isoform X2 produces MTSLLSSSLSELRLVFRMAGVPTLILFLCAIKDVVPASSHWKPTWPSYKVPVILPQSTLNLDKPQFDAEAKLEVVSACGLECHKRSRLPTYEEVKDYLSYETLYANGSLIETEVGIYIIKSGGDGSQSRSRTKRQIYGYDSRFSIFGKDFLLNYPFSTSVKLSTGCTGTLVAEKHVLTAAHCIHDGKSYVKGAQKLRVGFLRPKLKDGSKGANITSSMMPEKMKFQWIRVKRTHVPKGWIKGNANDIGMDYDYALLELKKPHKRKFMKIGVSPPARQLPGGRIHFSGYDNDRPGNLVYRFCDVKDETFDLLYQQCDAQPGASGSGVYVRMWKRQHQKWERKIIGIFSGHQWVDMNGTPQDFNVAVRITPLKYAQICYWIKGNYLDCRDG; encoded by the exons ATGACATCGCTACTCAGTTCCTCTCTCTCAGAACTAAG ATTGGTGTTCAGAATGGCAGGGGTGCCAACTTTGATCCTCTTCCTGTGTGCCATTAAGGATGTTGTACCCGCCAGTTCCCACTGGAAACCAACCTGGCCATCTTACAAAGTTCCAGTAATCCTGCCACAGTCTACCCTGAATCTAGACAAACCACAGTTTGATGCAGAAGCCAAACTGGAGGTGGTATCTGCTTGCGGCCTGGAGTGCCACAAGCGTTCCCGTCTGCCAACATATGAAGAAGTGAAGGATTACCTGTCCTATGAGACCTTGTATGCCAATGGTAGCCTTATTGAAACTGAAGTAGGCATTTACATTATCAAGAGCGGTGGTGATGGGTCACAAAGCAGATCTCGAACAAAGAGGCAGATCTATGGCTATGATAGTAGGTTCAGCATTTTTGgcaaggacttcttgttgaattaCCCTTTCTCCACTTCGGTGAAGTTGTCTACAGGTTGTACAGGGACACTGGTGGCAGAAAAGCACGTCCTTACTGCAGCTCACTGTATCCACGATGGCAAAAGTTACGTGAAAGGAGCCCAGAAACTAAGGGTCGGCTTCCTGCGGCCTAAACTGAAAGACGGCAGCAAAGGAGCTAATATCACAAGCTCAATGATGCCTGAGAAAATGAAGTTCCAGTGGATCCGTGTGAAACGGACACACGTCCCCAAAGGATGGATCAAAGGAAATGCCAACGATATTGGCATGGATTATGACTATGCCCTGTTGGAGCTCaagaagccacacaaaagaaaatttaTGAAGATTGGCGTGAGCCCACCAGCAAGACAGTTGCCTGGAGGAAGGATTCACTTCTCTGGCTATGACAATGATCGTCCAGGAAATCTGGTTTACCGTTTCTGTGATGTCAAAGATGAAACATTTGACCTCTTGTATCAGCAGTGTGATGCCCAGCCAGGGGCGAGCGGGTCTGGGGTGTACGTGAGGATGTGGAAAAGACAGCATCAGAAATGGGAGCGTAAAATTATTGGGATATTTTCAGGTCATCAGTGGGTGGACATGAATGGCACCCCACAGGATTTCAATGTGGCTGTTCGTATCACACCCCTCAAATATGCACAGATCTGTTACTGGATCAAAGGCAACTATCTTGACTGTAGGGATGGATAA
- the PRSS23 gene encoding serine protease 23 isoform X1: MAGCFRRKEQNCCAGPASGTQRLVFRMAGVPTLILFLCAIKDVVPASSHWKPTWPSYKVPVILPQSTLNLDKPQFDAEAKLEVVSACGLECHKRSRLPTYEEVKDYLSYETLYANGSLIETEVGIYIIKSGGDGSQSRSRTKRQIYGYDSRFSIFGKDFLLNYPFSTSVKLSTGCTGTLVAEKHVLTAAHCIHDGKSYVKGAQKLRVGFLRPKLKDGSKGANITSSMMPEKMKFQWIRVKRTHVPKGWIKGNANDIGMDYDYALLELKKPHKRKFMKIGVSPPARQLPGGRIHFSGYDNDRPGNLVYRFCDVKDETFDLLYQQCDAQPGASGSGVYVRMWKRQHQKWERKIIGIFSGHQWVDMNGTPQDFNVAVRITPLKYAQICYWIKGNYLDCRDG, encoded by the exons atggctggatgcttcagaaggaaggaACAGAACTGCTGTGCAGGCCCAGCTTCTGGTACTCAAAG ATTGGTGTTCAGAATGGCAGGGGTGCCAACTTTGATCCTCTTCCTGTGTGCCATTAAGGATGTTGTACCCGCCAGTTCCCACTGGAAACCAACCTGGCCATCTTACAAAGTTCCAGTAATCCTGCCACAGTCTACCCTGAATCTAGACAAACCACAGTTTGATGCAGAAGCCAAACTGGAGGTGGTATCTGCTTGCGGCCTGGAGTGCCACAAGCGTTCCCGTCTGCCAACATATGAAGAAGTGAAGGATTACCTGTCCTATGAGACCTTGTATGCCAATGGTAGCCTTATTGAAACTGAAGTAGGCATTTACATTATCAAGAGCGGTGGTGATGGGTCACAAAGCAGATCTCGAACAAAGAGGCAGATCTATGGCTATGATAGTAGGTTCAGCATTTTTGgcaaggacttcttgttgaattaCCCTTTCTCCACTTCGGTGAAGTTGTCTACAGGTTGTACAGGGACACTGGTGGCAGAAAAGCACGTCCTTACTGCAGCTCACTGTATCCACGATGGCAAAAGTTACGTGAAAGGAGCCCAGAAACTAAGGGTCGGCTTCCTGCGGCCTAAACTGAAAGACGGCAGCAAAGGAGCTAATATCACAAGCTCAATGATGCCTGAGAAAATGAAGTTCCAGTGGATCCGTGTGAAACGGACACACGTCCCCAAAGGATGGATCAAAGGAAATGCCAACGATATTGGCATGGATTATGACTATGCCCTGTTGGAGCTCaagaagccacacaaaagaaaatttaTGAAGATTGGCGTGAGCCCACCAGCAAGACAGTTGCCTGGAGGAAGGATTCACTTCTCTGGCTATGACAATGATCGTCCAGGAAATCTGGTTTACCGTTTCTGTGATGTCAAAGATGAAACATTTGACCTCTTGTATCAGCAGTGTGATGCCCAGCCAGGGGCGAGCGGGTCTGGGGTGTACGTGAGGATGTGGAAAAGACAGCATCAGAAATGGGAGCGTAAAATTATTGGGATATTTTCAGGTCATCAGTGGGTGGACATGAATGGCACCCCACAGGATTTCAATGTGGCTGTTCGTATCACACCCCTCAAATATGCACAGATCTGTTACTGGATCAAAGGCAACTATCTTGACTGTAGGGATGGATAA
- the PRSS23 gene encoding serine protease 23 isoform X3 has protein sequence MAGVPTLILFLCAIKDVVPASSHWKPTWPSYKVPVILPQSTLNLDKPQFDAEAKLEVVSACGLECHKRSRLPTYEEVKDYLSYETLYANGSLIETEVGIYIIKSGGDGSQSRSRTKRQIYGYDSRFSIFGKDFLLNYPFSTSVKLSTGCTGTLVAEKHVLTAAHCIHDGKSYVKGAQKLRVGFLRPKLKDGSKGANITSSMMPEKMKFQWIRVKRTHVPKGWIKGNANDIGMDYDYALLELKKPHKRKFMKIGVSPPARQLPGGRIHFSGYDNDRPGNLVYRFCDVKDETFDLLYQQCDAQPGASGSGVYVRMWKRQHQKWERKIIGIFSGHQWVDMNGTPQDFNVAVRITPLKYAQICYWIKGNYLDCRDG, from the coding sequence ATGGCAGGGGTGCCAACTTTGATCCTCTTCCTGTGTGCCATTAAGGATGTTGTACCCGCCAGTTCCCACTGGAAACCAACCTGGCCATCTTACAAAGTTCCAGTAATCCTGCCACAGTCTACCCTGAATCTAGACAAACCACAGTTTGATGCAGAAGCCAAACTGGAGGTGGTATCTGCTTGCGGCCTGGAGTGCCACAAGCGTTCCCGTCTGCCAACATATGAAGAAGTGAAGGATTACCTGTCCTATGAGACCTTGTATGCCAATGGTAGCCTTATTGAAACTGAAGTAGGCATTTACATTATCAAGAGCGGTGGTGATGGGTCACAAAGCAGATCTCGAACAAAGAGGCAGATCTATGGCTATGATAGTAGGTTCAGCATTTTTGgcaaggacttcttgttgaattaCCCTTTCTCCACTTCGGTGAAGTTGTCTACAGGTTGTACAGGGACACTGGTGGCAGAAAAGCACGTCCTTACTGCAGCTCACTGTATCCACGATGGCAAAAGTTACGTGAAAGGAGCCCAGAAACTAAGGGTCGGCTTCCTGCGGCCTAAACTGAAAGACGGCAGCAAAGGAGCTAATATCACAAGCTCAATGATGCCTGAGAAAATGAAGTTCCAGTGGATCCGTGTGAAACGGACACACGTCCCCAAAGGATGGATCAAAGGAAATGCCAACGATATTGGCATGGATTATGACTATGCCCTGTTGGAGCTCaagaagccacacaaaagaaaatttaTGAAGATTGGCGTGAGCCCACCAGCAAGACAGTTGCCTGGAGGAAGGATTCACTTCTCTGGCTATGACAATGATCGTCCAGGAAATCTGGTTTACCGTTTCTGTGATGTCAAAGATGAAACATTTGACCTCTTGTATCAGCAGTGTGATGCCCAGCCAGGGGCGAGCGGGTCTGGGGTGTACGTGAGGATGTGGAAAAGACAGCATCAGAAATGGGAGCGTAAAATTATTGGGATATTTTCAGGTCATCAGTGGGTGGACATGAATGGCACCCCACAGGATTTCAATGTGGCTGTTCGTATCACACCCCTCAAATATGCACAGATCTGTTACTGGATCAAAGGCAACTATCTTGACTGTAGGGATGGATAA